From the SAR202 cluster bacterium genome, the window GCCACCATGCACCCCACGCCGATTACAATGAAAGACCCGAACCCAAGGACATATGCGGTAACGGTCCTCATGAAACGCATGGTGCACCCCTGTGAAACATCAGTTCCGGTTAACCCGTCACCCTATTTGTCATGCTGAGCGGAGCGAAGCATCGTTCAGGCGAGACTCTCGGTGATGTGCGATCACTATCGGTCAACGCTCTCAGGCATGTCCCTGGATTGTAGCCTGATCAAGAGGGTATCTTCCCCTGGAACGTAACCTGAACGATCCTTCGGCCAGAGCGCCTCAGGATGACAAATAGGATGACGGCCTGCAACAACACACTCCCCTACGCCCCTAACTTTACGCCTCCCACAACCGTTACGCATCCCAGAACTCTGTGATTTCCGGCCGCCCGCATACGCCGCCTCGGGGGAAAACAACGGGACCCTGCACGTGACAGGGTCCCTTGCAATCAACGTATTCTGCGACCGCGCCCTACTTCGCCGCCGCCCGCGCCGCCTCGGAGGGGTCGAGCGTGTATGAGTACAGCCGGGCGTACAGCCCGCCCATCGCCACTAGCTGCGCGTGTGTGCCCATCTCCAGTACGCCGCCCTTGTCTATCACCACAATTTTGTCCGCATTCCTCACGGTCGAAAGGCGGTGCGCAATCACGAACGCCGTGCGCCCCTGCAGCATCTCGGCCAGCGACTTCTGGATCTGCACCTCGGTCTCGGTGTCGATGTTCGCCGTCGCCTCATCAAGAATTAGTATCCGAGGGTTAACGACGAGCGCGCGTGCAAAGCTGATCAGCTGCCGCTGCCCCACGCTCAGGTTGCCGCCGCGCTGCTGCAATTCCGTGTCGTAGCCCTTCTCCAGCTTCATGATGAAGTCGTGCGCGCCAACAGCCTTCGCGGCGCGCTCGATCTCTTCCTGCGTCACGTGCTCGCGGTTGTAGCGAATGTTGCCCGCCACGGTGCTGTTGGAAAACAGGTACGGCTCTTGCGGCACCACGCTCATCTGCTTCGCCAGCGACTCCATCGTCACGTCGCGTATGTCGTGCCCGTCAATCGCTATGCTTCCGCCTGTGACGTCGTACATGCGCATGAGGAGGGACACAATGGTGGTCTTCCCGGCCCCCGTCGGCCCCACCAGCGCAACGGTCTCACCAGCCTTGACGTCCAGGTTGACGCCCTTGAGAACAGGCGTGTCCGGGTTGTAATGAAAGTTCACCTTCTCAAAGTGGACGTTGCCCTTAACCTCGGGCAGCTCTATGGCGTCCGGCTTATCTTCCACGTCCGGTTTGTGGTCCAGTAGCTGGAATATCCTCGCGCCGGAAACCATCGCCCTCTGCAGGCTGGCGTACTGGGAAATCAGTCCCCTGATCGGGTCGAAGAAGCGCTGCACATAAAGCGCGAACGCCACAACCACGCCCACCTCGATGCGCCCGTTGATGACCATGCTGCCGCCGGCGACGACGATTATCGCAAGTCCCAGCGCCGTCATAAGCTCCACCGACGGCGGCAGAATTGCCGACATCCGGGTGGCCTGCAGGTTGGCCTTGAGGTTCTCCGCGTTCGTCTGGTCGAACTTGCTCGCGTTGACCTTCTCGCGGTTCAGGCTCTGGATAACCCGCACACCTGCGATATTCTCCTGGAGCCCGGAGTTGATCGTCGCGACGGACTTGCGCACGCGCAGGAAGGACGCCCGCGCATACTTCTGCCACACGATAAGCACAACAAATAGCGGTGGCACAACCGATAACGTAGCGATGGCCAGCTTCCAGTCCACAACGAACATCGTTACAACTATGCCCGCCAGCGAGAAGAAGTCCGCCAGCGAATGCACGACGATCTGCAACACGTCCTGCAACTGGTGCACGTCGCTCTGTATGCGGGACATCACCTTGCCGGTCTCGTTCTTGTCGAAGAACGACATCGACTGGCTCTGTATCTTTTTGAACAGGTCCACGCGCAAGCGGAACAGGACTTCCTGCCCGACGTAGTTGAGGTACCGCAGGTGCGTGATGTTCGCCAGGAACTGGACCAGCGCCACTCCCAGGAATACCAGGATGGCCCAGTTCAGACTCCCGACGTTGCCTGTCGTTACCGCAGGGGTTATGTGGTCGTCTATTATCCACTTGATTACGAGGGGCGATACCACCATGCACGTGGAGTAGACGATCATCGAAAGGACTATCACGGCCACCCGGAACTTGAACGGCCAGATGTACTTCATCATCCGGGACACGACGGTATGGTCGTAAACCTTGCCGTGCTCCTCTTCAAGACCGCCATGGCCAAAGCCGTGCATCCGTGGGTTGAACATCAGGACGGCCTCCCCATAGAGACGCCCCGCTGGGTCGTCTCGTTCCCAAGGGATGAGATCGCGCTGTCCACCGGCGCCTCGGCGTCCTTCTGCGACTTGAACTGGAGGTCGTATATCCTGCGGTACTGGCCGTCGCGCGCAATCAGCTCGTCGTGGGTCCCGCGCTCAGCAATGCGCCCGTTGTCCAGCACTATGATCAGGTCGGCCTTGCGAACCGTCGAAAGGCGGTGGGCGATGACGAACGTCGTCCTCCCCTTCACCACCTCGGCCATCGCCTGCTGGATAAGGTACTCGGTCCCCATGTCCACGCTTGACGTTGAGTCGTCCAGGATCATTATCGGAGGGTCAATGAGTATGGTCCGCGCGATCGCCAGCCGCTGGCGCTGGCCTCCGGAGAGAGTCACGCCACGCTCGCCCACGCGGGTGTCATAGCCCGCGGGCAGGCTCTCTATGTGCTGGTGTAGCTGCGCAATCTTCGCCGCACGCTCGATGTCGTCCTGGGACGCATCGGCCAGGCCGTATGCGATGTTCTCACGGATGGTCGCGGCGAACAGGAACACGTCCTGCAGCACAATGCCCACGTTCTCACGAAGCGACTCTATCTGGACATCACGGATGTCGGTCCCATCGATCGTTATGGCGCCGCTGCTCACATCGTAAAAGCGCGGTATTAGCTGCACCACGCTGCTCTTCCCGGAGCCGGGGCCGCCGAGTATCGCGACGAGCTTGCCCGGCTTCGCCTCGAAGTCCAGTCCCTTGAGCACCGGCGTCCCGGGATCATAGCCAAACGTCACGTTTTGGAACCGGACGTGGCCGGATACCTTGCCCATCGGCTTCGCGCCCGGCCGCTCCTTCACCGGGGACTCCGCATCAAGAACGCTGAAAAGACGCTTGCCTGAGGCGAGCGTCCTGGCCAGTCCGTTGGCCTCTGAGCCAATCTTGCGTATGGGCTGCGTAAGCAGGTCCACGTAGAGGGCGAACGCGACCAGCTCGCCCGGCGTTAACGCTCCCCCCACTACCTCATGGCCGCCCGACCAGATGATGAGGGCCGTGGCGCCGGCGATCAGAAGTCCCCACGTGGCCTGGCGGTTATTTGAGACAACCGATGAAGCGTAGGTAGATGTGGCAACCTCGCGGGCAGCGCTCTCGAACTTGGCCTCCTCGAATTTGCGCCCGCCGAACGCCTTCACTACCTTCATCCCGGTCAGGCTCTCCTGCAGGATGGTGACCATGCGGCCGTTCGCCGCCGATGACCGGGTCCACAACGGGTTCAGCCTTTGCATCAGGACAAAGGACCTGACCACTACCACTGGGATGATCATGAGGCTGATGAGGCCCAGGCGCGGGTTCATCGATATAAGGGTTACTGCAACACCGACCAGCGTAATAATCGTGGACAGCCACTGCATAAGGCCACTGCCGATGAAGCTCCTCACAGCGTCGACGTCGGAGGTGG encodes:
- a CDS encoding ABC transporter ATP-binding protein, which codes for MKMFLRLAAYGMRHKWQMIGAYIAMVGATLAALVIPRFLGTAIDVAIQSGVQRDLYLYGGAVLASSVIRGAFSYGQAYFNESVSQLAAYDLRNAFFKKLHSMSFGFHDKQQTGNLMAMATSDVDAVRSFIGSGLMQWLSTIITLVGVAVTLISMNPRLGLISLMIIPVVVVRSFVLMQRLNPLWTRSSAANGRMVTILQESLTGMKVVKAFGGRKFEEAKFESAAREVATSTYASSVVSNNRQATWGLLIAGATALIIWSGGHEVVGGALTPGELVAFALYVDLLTQPIRKIGSEANGLARTLASGKRLFSVLDAESPVKERPGAKPMGKVSGHVRFQNVTFGYDPGTPVLKGLDFEAKPGKLVAILGGPGSGKSSVVQLIPRFYDVSSGAITIDGTDIRDVQIESLRENVGIVLQDVFLFAATIRENIAYGLADASQDDIERAAKIAQLHQHIESLPAGYDTRVGERGVTLSGGQRQRLAIARTILIDPPIMILDDSTSSVDMGTEYLIQQAMAEVVKGRTTFVIAHRLSTVRKADLIIVLDNGRIAERGTHDELIARDGQYRRIYDLQFKSQKDAEAPVDSAISSLGNETTQRGVSMGRPS
- a CDS encoding ABC transporter ATP-binding protein, encoding MFNPRMHGFGHGGLEEEHGKVYDHTVVSRMMKYIWPFKFRVAVIVLSMIVYSTCMVVSPLVIKWIIDDHITPAVTTGNVGSLNWAILVFLGVALVQFLANITHLRYLNYVGQEVLFRLRVDLFKKIQSQSMSFFDKNETGKVMSRIQSDVHQLQDVLQIVVHSLADFFSLAGIVVTMFVVDWKLAIATLSVVPPLFVVLIVWQKYARASFLRVRKSVATINSGLQENIAGVRVIQSLNREKVNASKFDQTNAENLKANLQATRMSAILPPSVELMTALGLAIIVVAGGSMVINGRIEVGVVVAFALYVQRFFDPIRGLISQYASLQRAMVSGARIFQLLDHKPDVEDKPDAIELPEVKGNVHFEKVNFHYNPDTPVLKGVNLDVKAGETVALVGPTGAGKTTIVSLLMRMYDVTGGSIAIDGHDIRDVTMESLAKQMSVVPQEPYLFSNSTVAGNIRYNREHVTQEEIERAAKAVGAHDFIMKLEKGYDTELQQRGGNLSVGQRQLISFARALVVNPRILILDEATANIDTETEVQIQKSLAEMLQGRTAFVIAHRLSTVRNADKIVVIDKGGVLEMGTHAQLVAMGGLYARLYSYTLDPSEAARAAAK